One Opitutus sp. ER46 genomic region harbors:
- a CDS encoding LysR substrate-binding domain-containing protein yields MELHQLRYFLAVTRTHNFCRAADQCHVAQPSLSQQIMKLEDELGERLFERTKREVRLTAAGELLREHAERVLEEVELARDKVREVRGLVRGRVALGALPTVAPYFLPPRLREFSRRHPGIEIEVHEDTTAQLAAAVLAKEIDVAVVSLPIERAGLVAEELFTEDLLVALPRRHALATRRELQVDDLEKETFILLKEGHCLAGQALQFCRLSGFSPQVSFRTAQIETILCFVAAGWGISIVPRMACAGRARGIVYRPVAGLTRPIGVIHREGRPLTHAARALVAFFRERLEETPAGRSTRAIEPRTAGRRERPARAR; encoded by the coding sequence ATGGAGCTCCACCAACTGCGCTACTTCCTCGCCGTCACCCGCACGCACAATTTCTGCCGCGCGGCGGACCAGTGCCACGTGGCGCAGCCATCGCTCAGCCAGCAGATCATGAAGCTGGAGGACGAACTCGGGGAGCGGCTCTTTGAGCGCACCAAGCGGGAGGTGCGGCTGACCGCGGCCGGCGAGCTGCTGCGCGAGCATGCCGAGCGGGTGCTGGAGGAGGTGGAGCTGGCGCGCGACAAGGTGCGGGAGGTGAGGGGGCTGGTCCGGGGGCGGGTGGCGCTGGGCGCGCTGCCGACGGTGGCGCCGTATTTCCTGCCGCCGCGGTTGCGCGAGTTTTCGCGCCGGCATCCGGGCATCGAGATCGAGGTGCACGAGGACACGACGGCGCAGCTGGCGGCGGCGGTCCTGGCGAAGGAGATCGACGTCGCCGTGGTCAGCCTGCCGATCGAGCGCGCGGGCCTCGTCGCCGAGGAGCTCTTCACCGAGGACCTGCTGGTGGCGCTGCCGCGACGGCACGCGCTGGCGACGCGGCGGGAACTGCAGGTGGACGACCTGGAGAAGGAGACGTTTATCCTGCTGAAGGAGGGCCACTGTCTCGCGGGGCAGGCGCTGCAATTCTGCCGGCTGAGCGGCTTCTCGCCGCAGGTAAGCTTCCGTACCGCGCAGATCGAGACGATCCTGTGTTTCGTGGCGGCGGGCTGGGGCATCTCGATCGTCCCCCGCATGGCCTGCGCCGGCCGGGCGCGGGGCATCGTGTACCGGCCGGTGGCGGGGCTGACGCGGCCGATCGGGGTGATCCACCGCGAAGGCCGGCCGCTGACGCACGCGGCGCGGGCGCTGGTGGCGTTTTTCCGGGAGCGGCTGGAGGAGACTCCGGCCGGGCGGTCGACGCGGGCGATCGAGCCGCGGACGGCGGGGCGGCGGGAGCGCCCGGCGCGGGCCCGGTGA
- a CDS encoding metallophosphoesterase, giving the protein MLSRFSRFGAVFVCICALIARAVAATATVVVLHTNDLHDHVRSGQDQQGGLPWISAYVKQLRAERSDVILLDAGDVSEKGDMVSARTDSVIMYEAMRRIGYDAVTIGNHDCDVGFDRARKYQEALGQAFLNCSLFNPDGTAAFAPTRILTVGQLKIGIIGAMTPWKRDSLNEAEIGAAIHRHALELRPKVQLLIALCHEGSKVCTKWSRQAPEVDVFVSAHTHELLEHPVIVPGTGARIVQAGRYGQHVGRLDLTVDLEQRKIVAARDEIVPLPHATSPVDAAMLAWVRAREQKVCPEAARMLVEHNADHLAAAKVAALGAEAVRRAAKADLGFCGAERGVRSPIYPGPLDVNAVFCSVGMGGELMAAELTGAEITAYLTSLQQRDQEQTNWAGFKAKRGKGGAWTTNLEPAKKYRVAFSKLEWNTRFLRAVDRERAADSPATHPLLARKFKAKAGKTDLTLALSDYIAGLNSAHTSLARRAEELVAAGKLD; this is encoded by the coding sequence ATGCTTTCCCGTTTCTCCCGCTTCGGCGCGGTCTTCGTTTGCATCTGCGCGCTGATCGCCCGGGCAGTCGCTGCCACGGCCACGGTCGTCGTGCTGCACACGAACGATCTGCACGACCACGTGCGGTCCGGCCAGGACCAGCAGGGCGGGCTGCCTTGGATCTCCGCCTATGTGAAGCAGCTCCGCGCGGAACGTTCCGACGTGATCCTTCTCGATGCCGGCGACGTATCCGAAAAGGGCGATATGGTCTCAGCCCGCACGGACAGCGTCATCATGTACGAGGCCATGCGGCGCATCGGCTACGACGCGGTGACGATCGGGAACCACGACTGCGACGTCGGCTTCGACCGCGCCCGCAAGTACCAGGAGGCGCTGGGCCAGGCCTTTCTGAACTGCAGCCTTTTCAATCCCGACGGCACCGCCGCGTTTGCGCCGACGCGCATCCTGACCGTGGGCCAGCTCAAGATCGGGATCATCGGCGCGATGACGCCGTGGAAACGCGATTCGCTGAACGAAGCGGAGATCGGCGCCGCCATACATCGGCACGCGCTCGAACTGCGGCCCAAGGTGCAATTGCTGATCGCGCTCTGTCATGAGGGCTCGAAGGTCTGCACCAAGTGGTCGCGGCAGGCGCCCGAGGTCGACGTTTTCGTGAGCGCCCACACGCACGAACTGCTCGAGCATCCGGTGATCGTGCCGGGCACCGGCGCGCGCATCGTGCAGGCCGGCCGCTATGGCCAGCACGTCGGCCGGCTCGACCTCACGGTCGACCTCGAGCAGCGGAAGATCGTCGCGGCGCGGGACGAGATCGTGCCGCTGCCGCATGCAACCTCTCCGGTTGACGCCGCCATGCTCGCCTGGGTGCGGGCGCGGGAGCAGAAGGTCTGCCCCGAGGCCGCGCGCATGCTGGTGGAGCACAATGCGGATCATCTGGCCGCCGCGAAGGTCGCGGCGCTCGGCGCCGAGGCGGTGCGGCGGGCGGCCAAGGCCGACCTCGGCTTTTGCGGCGCCGAACGCGGGGTGCGCAGCCCGATCTATCCCGGCCCGCTCGACGTGAACGCGGTGTTCTGCTCGGTCGGGATGGGGGGCGAACTCATGGCGGCCGAGCTGACCGGCGCGGAGATCACCGCGTATCTGACCTCGCTGCAGCAACGCGACCAGGAGCAGACCAATTGGGCGGGGTTCAAGGCCAAGCGCGGCAAGGGGGGCGCGTGGACGACCAACCTGGAGCCGGCGAAAAAGTACCGCGTCGCCTTCAGCAAGCTCGAATGGAACACCCGCTTCCTGCGCGCCGTGGATCGCGAACGCGCGGCGGACAGCCCCGCGACGCATCCGCTGCTCGCCCGCAAGTTCAAGGCCAAGGCGGGCAAGACCGACCTCACCCTCGCCCTCTCCGACTACATTGCGGGATTGAATTCCGCCCACACCAGCCTCGCACGACGTGCCGAGGAGCTGGTGGCCGCCGGGAAGCTGGACTGA
- a CDS encoding LytTR family DNA-binding domain-containing protein, with amino-acid sequence MNLTAILVDDEPLARERVRTLLAAEPDITLLAECANGPEAVAACRRQAPDLLFLDVQMPEMDGFAVLRALGTPLPLVIFTTAFDEHAVRAFEAQALDYLLKPFKPARFKAAVARAREQLSHRQPEAITRQLLSLLETRSEAPATHVTRLAVRDRDRVRFVKTSEIDWLEASGNYIVIHAGRENHVLRETLTALESQLSPKEFLRLSRSAMVNLDRIRQVEPAFNNEHVVVLTDGTRLPLTRGLRELQDRLRFS; translated from the coding sequence ATGAACCTCACCGCCATCCTCGTTGACGACGAACCCCTGGCCCGCGAACGGGTCCGCACCCTGCTGGCGGCCGAGCCTGACATCACGCTGCTCGCGGAATGCGCCAACGGCCCCGAGGCCGTCGCGGCCTGCCGGCGCCAGGCGCCCGACCTGCTGTTTCTCGACGTGCAGATGCCGGAGATGGACGGGTTTGCGGTCCTGCGCGCGCTGGGTACGCCGCTCCCGCTCGTGATTTTCACCACCGCCTTCGACGAGCACGCGGTGCGTGCCTTCGAGGCTCAGGCGCTCGATTACCTGCTGAAGCCCTTCAAGCCCGCGCGCTTCAAGGCGGCCGTCGCCCGCGCGCGCGAACAGCTCTCCCACCGGCAGCCGGAGGCGATCACGCGCCAGTTGCTGAGCCTGCTCGAGACGCGGAGCGAGGCGCCCGCGACCCACGTGACGCGCCTGGCCGTGCGCGACCGCGACCGCGTACGTTTCGTGAAGACCTCGGAGATCGACTGGCTGGAGGCCTCCGGCAACTACATCGTGATCCACGCTGGTCGCGAAAACCACGTGCTGCGGGAGACGCTCACCGCGCTCGAGTCGCAGCTTTCGCCCAAAGAGTTCCTGCGGCTGAGCCGCTCCGCGATGGTGAATCTCGACCGCATCCGCCAGGTCGAGCCCGCCTTCAACAACGAGCACGTCGTCGTCCTCACCGATGGCACCCGCCTCCCGCTCACCCGCGGCCTGCGCGAACTGCAGGACCGCTTGCGGTTCAGCTAA
- a CDS encoding histidine kinase: MNSLRARPKSPRVESPTPRRPLKLAVPFVLQALVWIALTVASAAQVTFGGFEEWPEALRFAAANWLPWALLTPIVVWYSHRFPIERGHLRRSIPAHALGAIACVSLILWMSSTFTFMQRPPRRFGDQRFWPRERGLVISGRAPAPAVPGNPAPAGNATITSANKATDVARPDTSENRADAARPAGPLVGDDTPSAPPFRPEGDAGPGGPPPEGLRLFGPGMPPERFGQRLTFWRLVIGPGGRRANVDAAIYLIIVAAAHALAFYRRAQERDRHAAALAAGLNRAKLDALRLQLQPHFLFNTLNAISTLVHRDADAADNLIGDLSDLLRLSLQTTDHQVPLARELELLGRYLAIEQTRLGDRLRLVREIAPDTAAALVPTFVLQPLVENAIRHGIEPRLAPGTITVQARRVGERLHLSVRDDGVGLGQTGSASRRGIGISNTEARLQALHGDAAQLVISTPAGGGVEVEITLPFSTTPPAPTADVPPAQT; this comes from the coding sequence TTGAACTCACTTCGCGCCCGACCCAAATCACCCCGTGTGGAGTCGCCCACGCCCAGACGCCCGCTCAAGCTGGCGGTCCCGTTCGTTCTCCAGGCCCTGGTCTGGATCGCGCTCACCGTGGCGTCCGCCGCCCAGGTCACGTTCGGCGGGTTTGAGGAGTGGCCGGAAGCGTTGCGGTTCGCTGCGGCCAACTGGCTGCCCTGGGCGCTCCTCACCCCGATCGTCGTCTGGTATTCGCACCGCTTCCCGATCGAGCGCGGCCACCTGCGCCGGAGCATCCCGGCCCACGCGCTTGGCGCCATCGCCTGCGTCTCCCTCATCCTCTGGATGTCATCCACGTTCACCTTCATGCAGCGCCCGCCGCGCCGCTTCGGTGACCAGCGGTTCTGGCCCCGCGAGCGCGGGCTCGTGATCTCCGGCCGCGCCCCGGCGCCCGCTGTGCCCGGCAATCCGGCCCCCGCCGGCAACGCGACGATCACGTCTGCGAACAAGGCGACCGACGTCGCCCGCCCAGACACGTCCGAGAATCGCGCCGACGCCGCCCGCCCCGCCGGTCCACTCGTGGGCGATGACACCCCCTCCGCGCCCCCGTTTCGCCCGGAGGGCGACGCCGGTCCCGGGGGCCCACCGCCCGAGGGCCTGCGCCTCTTCGGGCCCGGCATGCCGCCCGAGCGCTTTGGCCAGCGCCTCACGTTCTGGCGCCTCGTCATCGGCCCCGGTGGCCGCCGCGCCAACGTCGACGCCGCGATCTACCTCATCATCGTCGCCGCCGCGCACGCCCTCGCCTTCTACCGCCGCGCCCAGGAACGCGACCGCCATGCCGCCGCCCTCGCCGCGGGGCTCAATCGGGCGAAGCTCGACGCCCTCCGGCTCCAGCTCCAACCGCACTTCCTCTTCAACACGCTCAACGCGATCTCCACCCTGGTGCATCGCGACGCCGACGCCGCCGACAACCTCATCGGCGACCTGAGCGACCTCCTCCGGCTTTCGCTGCAGACCACCGACCACCAGGTGCCGCTCGCGCGCGAACTCGAGCTGCTCGGTCGCTACCTCGCCATCGAACAAACGCGCCTCGGCGACCGCCTGCGCCTCGTCCGCGAGATCGCGCCCGATACCGCCGCCGCACTCGTGCCGACCTTCGTCCTGCAGCCGCTCGTCGAGAACGCCATCCGCCACGGGATCGAGCCGCGCCTCGCGCCCGGTACCATCACGGTCCAAGCCCGCCGCGTGGGTGAACGCCTGCACCTCTCGGTCCGGGATGATGGCGTCGGCCTCGGCCAGACCGGCTCCGCCTCGCGCCGCGGTATCGGCATCAGCAATACCGAGGCCCGCCTGCAGGCCCTGCACGGCGACGCCGCCCAACTCGTCATCTCGACGCCCGCCGGCGGCGGCGTGGAGGTGGAGATCACGCTGCCCTTCAGCACCACGCCCCCCGCCCCGACGGCCGACGTCCCGCCCGCCCAGACCTGA
- a CDS encoding PLP-dependent transferase: MRNPTPLSPAAPASPAPVGQLLSPRRRTTTATSPAELAAEQLAHFHLDPASPVGAPLQRLAEKLYTAHGDLDELWQATTRTLATLPRGDRLALFNAKKFVAFQLAKLLDLLQNPTRAVHQSLGHSTATTLAKGPYPTFDNVAALFSANPVITRTATYIFACTEWIDDAFHGREFLHEIYSRLLNPTSISLANHIVDVEAGPLAPEYLAWNFNSGMAAIDTILSHLVGYEDIILTSRNVYGGTYQLLHDWYAKASNLNVAVEFFDGATAADFGAALAAAQARHAGRLAAGRAIYVFLESPCNPHGRFLDVPAICRHAHAAGLTVMLDATVGTPFLVRPLQRADVVERPDFVIHSYTKDLTGSGNTTAGVVIGRNADMFLPKGEPGWEHTLFWNVYYIKGAFLDADKAYEVLTGMKTLELRMLKKCINTLVLSRWLAAHPKIRVNGPANPCDPSAPVCAQLSYLGLPAPLFTIDFESAGLDRLTFERFFDSLSPMFGHQVTLGQGNTVVLCPALTSHSELSPEALHAAGIAPTTIRIAVGDEDPRELIRDFLAVARLALDLHAPGFSAAFPAAAAIDQLVDETYIDIHRRHAAAQHRFGEGLRD; the protein is encoded by the coding sequence ATGCGCAACCCCACCCCACTGTCGCCTGCCGCCCCTGCGTCGCCCGCCCCCGTCGGCCAACTGCTGTCGCCGCGCCGGCGCACCACCACCGCCACCTCGCCGGCCGAGCTCGCGGCCGAGCAGCTTGCCCACTTCCACCTCGATCCGGCGTCGCCCGTCGGCGCCCCGCTGCAGCGGCTGGCGGAAAAGCTCTACACCGCGCACGGCGACCTCGACGAGCTGTGGCAGGCCACCACCCGCACCCTCGCCACCCTGCCGCGCGGGGACCGGCTCGCGCTGTTCAACGCCAAGAAATTTGTCGCCTTCCAGTTGGCGAAGCTCCTCGACCTGCTGCAGAACCCGACCCGCGCCGTCCACCAGTCCCTTGGCCACTCCACCGCCACCACGCTCGCCAAGGGACCGTATCCGACTTTCGACAACGTCGCGGCGCTCTTCTCCGCCAACCCGGTCATCACCCGCACCGCCACCTACATCTTCGCCTGCACCGAGTGGATCGACGACGCATTTCACGGTCGCGAGTTCCTCCATGAAATCTACTCCCGGCTGCTGAATCCGACCTCGATCTCGCTCGCCAATCACATCGTCGACGTCGAGGCCGGCCCGCTCGCGCCCGAGTACCTGGCGTGGAACTTCAACAGCGGCATGGCCGCGATCGACACGATCCTGTCCCACCTCGTCGGCTACGAGGACATCATCCTCACCTCGCGCAACGTGTACGGCGGCACGTATCAACTGCTCCATGACTGGTACGCCAAGGCCTCCAACCTCAACGTCGCCGTCGAGTTCTTTGACGGCGCCACCGCGGCCGACTTCGGCGCCGCGCTCGCCGCCGCCCAGGCGCGCCACGCCGGCCGGCTCGCCGCCGGGCGGGCGATCTATGTCTTCCTCGAAAGCCCGTGCAACCCGCACGGCCGCTTCCTCGATGTTCCCGCCATCTGCCGGCACGCCCACGCCGCCGGACTGACGGTCATGCTCGACGCGACGGTCGGCACGCCCTTCCTCGTGCGCCCGCTCCAGCGCGCCGACGTCGTTGAGCGCCCCGACTTCGTCATCCACAGCTACACCAAGGACCTCACGGGCAGCGGCAACACCACCGCCGGCGTGGTCATCGGCCGCAACGCCGACATGTTCCTGCCCAAGGGCGAGCCCGGCTGGGAGCACACGCTCTTCTGGAATGTATACTACATCAAGGGTGCCTTCCTCGACGCCGACAAAGCCTACGAGGTGCTCACCGGCATGAAGACGCTCGAGCTGCGCATGCTGAAGAAGTGCATCAACACCCTCGTCCTTTCCCGCTGGCTCGCCGCCCACCCCAAGATCCGCGTCAACGGTCCCGCCAACCCGTGCGACCCCAGCGCGCCGGTCTGCGCGCAACTCAGCTACCTCGGGCTGCCCGCCCCGCTCTTCACGATCGACTTCGAATCCGCCGGCCTCGACCGGCTCACGTTCGAGCGGTTCTTCGACTCCCTCTCGCCGATGTTCGGCCACCAGGTGACGCTCGGCCAGGGCAACACCGTGGTGCTCTGCCCCGCGCTCACGTCCCACAGCGAACTCTCGCCCGAGGCGCTCCACGCCGCCGGCATCGCGCCCACCACGATTCGCATCGCCGTCGGCGACGAGGACCCGCGCGAGCTCATCCGCGACTTCCTCGCCGTTGCCCGGCTCGCCCTCGACCTGCACGCGCCCGGTTTCTCGGCCGCGTTTCCGGCCGCCGCTGCCATCGACCAACTCGTCGACGAAACCTACATCGACATCCACCGCCGCCACGCCGCCGCCCAGCACCGGTTTGGCGAGGGATTGAGGGATTGA
- a CDS encoding EamA family transporter produces MSSAESSSAGPAVPAALAAEPVAPAAPARSALILAFTAIYLIWGSTYLAIRVGVATLPPFLMAGVRFLIAGALLFTYLKLRGAAWPTRTQWRANTIIGTFLLLGGNGTVVWAEQFVPSGITALLIGIGPLFIVLTEWAWPGGSRPSAITMGALLLGFVGVAWLAAPWESSAHGALHLGGVLAILVGCLCWGIGSIYSRHAKHGATPAMASALQMLGGSAMLLLTAAWHGDFAAFSFARVEPRAWFALFYLIGVGSLIGFSTFVWLMKHAPPARVATYAYVNPIVAVFLGWLLLGEPITSRTLVASAIIVAAVAIITAQKAHARK; encoded by the coding sequence ATGTCTTCCGCCGAATCCTCCTCCGCCGGGCCCGCCGTCCCGGCCGCCCTCGCGGCCGAACCGGTTGCGCCCGCGGCGCCTGCCCGCTCGGCGCTGATTCTCGCCTTCACCGCGATCTACCTGATCTGGGGGAGCACCTACCTCGCGATTCGCGTGGGCGTCGCCACCCTGCCGCCGTTTCTGATGGCGGGCGTCCGATTCCTCATCGCGGGCGCGCTCCTGTTCACCTACCTGAAACTGCGCGGCGCGGCCTGGCCCACGCGGACGCAATGGCGGGCGAACACGATCATCGGCACGTTCCTCCTGCTCGGCGGCAACGGGACGGTCGTGTGGGCCGAGCAGTTCGTGCCTTCCGGCATCACCGCCCTGCTGATCGGGATCGGCCCGCTCTTCATCGTGCTCACCGAGTGGGCCTGGCCCGGCGGCTCCCGGCCCTCCGCGATCACCATGGGAGCACTGCTGCTCGGCTTTGTGGGCGTGGCCTGGCTCGCGGCGCCCTGGGAATCGAGTGCGCACGGCGCGCTGCACCTCGGGGGCGTGCTCGCGATCCTCGTCGGCTGCCTGTGCTGGGGCATCGGCTCGATCTACTCGCGCCACGCCAAGCACGGCGCCACGCCGGCGATGGCCTCCGCGCTCCAGATGCTGGGCGGCAGCGCGATGCTCCTGCTGACCGCCGCGTGGCACGGCGACTTCGCGGCGTTCTCCTTCGCCCGCGTCGAGCCTCGCGCCTGGTTCGCACTGTTTTACCTCATCGGCGTGGGCTCGCTGATCGGGTTCTCCACCTTCGTGTGGCTGATGAAGCACGCTCCGCCGGCGCGCGTCGCCACGTACGCGTACGTGAACCCGATCGTCGCGGTGTTCCTCGGCTGGCTGCTGCTCGGCGAACCAATCACCTCCCGCACGCTGGTCGCCTCGGCCATCATCGTCGCCGCCGTCGCCATCATCACCGCGCAGAAAGCCCACGCGCGGAAGTGA
- a CDS encoding PLP-dependent aminotransferase family protein: protein MLNRVPAAMIETLVAPAPAPLYVELARSIEQLISQGTLRPGHRLPSVRRMSLQRDVSISTVLQAYTLLENRGCIEARPQSGYYVRPRLPSAPEPRMARPMAKPSYVGVKDLTAELIALSVDPNYVPLGSACPDSSLFPTKKLARILAAVGRNDPAMLGRYAMNWAFDPLAREIARRYLQSGCPIGHDELVVTVGCAEALNLSLRAVTKPGDTVAVETPAYFGFLETIQSLNLRVLEIPTDPRTGLCLDATRAALAQNDVKALLVMPSYQNPLGSCMPDAKKEELYQLLAEFDVPAIEDDIYGDLHFGDRRPKPLKAWDTDGRVLLCSSFGKTLAPSLRVGWCAPGRYLERVRRLKFTNTLGTPIVLQKTVSDFLRNGGYDHHLRSIRRAYHHQVHLFSQAMLRHFPEGTRFSRPEGGFILWVELPHGIDTLVLQQEALKHRINTAPGPLFSVKDRYRSCLRMSCGMPWTDTIDRALQTIGELAKRQLQG from the coding sequence ATGCTGAACCGTGTTCCCGCCGCCATGATCGAAACGCTCGTCGCTCCCGCCCCCGCTCCACTCTACGTGGAGCTCGCCCGCTCGATTGAACAACTCATCAGCCAGGGCACCCTGCGTCCCGGCCACCGCCTCCCGTCCGTCCGGCGGATGTCGCTGCAGCGCGACGTCAGCATCTCCACCGTGCTCCAGGCGTACACGCTTCTGGAGAACCGCGGCTGCATCGAGGCCCGCCCGCAGTCCGGCTACTACGTGCGTCCGCGGCTGCCGAGCGCGCCGGAGCCACGCATGGCGCGGCCGATGGCGAAGCCGAGCTATGTCGGTGTGAAGGACCTTACCGCCGAGCTCATCGCGCTTTCCGTCGACCCGAACTACGTCCCGCTCGGCTCGGCGTGCCCGGATTCGAGCCTGTTCCCCACCAAGAAGCTCGCGCGCATCCTCGCCGCGGTCGGCCGCAACGATCCCGCCATGCTCGGCCGCTACGCGATGAACTGGGCCTTCGATCCGCTCGCCCGCGAAATTGCCCGGCGCTACCTGCAGAGCGGCTGCCCCATCGGCCACGACGAACTCGTCGTCACCGTCGGCTGCGCCGAAGCCCTCAACCTTTCGCTCCGCGCCGTCACCAAGCCCGGCGACACCGTGGCGGTGGAGACGCCCGCGTACTTCGGGTTTCTCGAGACGATCCAGAGCCTCAACCTGCGCGTCCTCGAGATTCCCACCGATCCGCGCACCGGCCTCTGCCTCGACGCCACGCGCGCCGCGCTCGCGCAGAACGACGTGAAGGCGCTGCTCGTGATGCCGAGCTACCAGAACCCGCTGGGCTCCTGCATGCCCGACGCGAAGAAGGAGGAACTCTACCAACTGCTCGCCGAGTTCGACGTCCCGGCCATCGAGGATGACATCTACGGCGACCTCCACTTTGGCGACCGCCGGCCCAAGCCGCTGAAGGCGTGGGACACCGACGGGCGCGTGCTGCTCTGCAGCTCGTTCGGCAAGACGCTCGCGCCCTCGCTGCGCGTCGGCTGGTGCGCGCCGGGGCGATACCTGGAGCGCGTGCGGCGGCTCAAGTTCACCAACACGCTCGGCACGCCGATCGTGCTGCAGAAGACGGTGTCCGATTTCCTGCGCAACGGCGGCTATGACCACCACCTGCGCTCGATCCGGCGCGCGTATCACCACCAGGTGCACCTGTTCTCCCAGGCGATGCTGCGCCACTTCCCGGAGGGCACGCGGTTCAGCCGGCCCGAGGGTGGCTTCATCCTGTGGGTCGAGCTCCCACACGGCATCGACACGCTCGTCCTGCAACAGGAGGCGCTGAAGCACCGCATCAACACCGCGCCCGGCCCGCTCTTCTCCGTCAAGGACCGCTACCGGAGCTGCCTGCGCATGAGCTGCGGCATGCCGTGGACCGACACGATCGACCGCGCGCTGCAGACCATCGGCGAGCTGGCCAAGCGCCAGTTGCAGGGCTGA
- a CDS encoding response regulator transcription factor: protein MLDPRIKIRAVLIEDETMFRQLILLTLGKVKDLQVVGEFGVGRAGLDFCLREKPDLLVVDLMLPDMNGIEVAREVRRALPEIKILVITAHPSDRLPADLMAIGVNGYVDKTEPIDYVLSAVDTVRNGGMFFASRVRARGGAGGALPAARPSIPVPLTEREQEIARLVAAGQMSKEIAAKLNLSVRTVEKHRANIMEKIGVREVASLTRWCIQAGLLDT from the coding sequence GTGCTAGATCCTCGCATCAAAATCCGCGCCGTCCTGATCGAAGACGAAACGATGTTTCGCCAGCTCATCTTGCTGACGCTGGGCAAAGTGAAGGACCTCCAGGTGGTGGGAGAATTTGGTGTCGGCCGCGCCGGCCTCGATTTCTGTCTCCGCGAGAAGCCCGACCTGCTGGTCGTCGATCTCATGTTGCCGGACATGAACGGCATCGAAGTGGCGCGCGAAGTGCGCCGCGCGTTGCCCGAAATCAAAATTCTCGTGATCACCGCGCACCCGAGCGACCGCCTGCCGGCGGACCTCATGGCGATCGGCGTGAACGGTTACGTGGATAAGACCGAGCCGATCGACTATGTGCTCAGCGCCGTCGACACGGTGCGCAACGGCGGGATGTTCTTTGCCAGCCGCGTGCGTGCGCGCGGCGGTGCCGGTGGCGCATTGCCAGCGGCTCGGCCTTCTATCCCGGTGCCGCTCACCGAGCGGGAGCAGGAAATTGCCCGCCTCGTGGCGGCGGGCCAGATGTCCAAGGAGATCGCCGCGAAGCTCAATCTCAGCGTCCGCACGGTGGAGAAGCACCGCGCGAACATCATGGAAAAGATTGGCGTGCGCGAAGTCGCGAGCCTCACCCGCTGGTGCATTCAGGCGGGTTTGCTCGATACCTGA
- a CDS encoding Hpt domain-containing protein, with product MPGPLNRELTNLVSLLGEQNVRQLVRTFLKEYPELLAQLATSDRRTQHRMVHSLKSNAHIIGEQALWERMAAFEERLLGPGDDILRPDDIEWIGDAFNAAADPLREFAAGAVDTATAARRIA from the coding sequence ATGCCCGGGCCGCTGAATCGCGAACTCACCAATCTTGTTTCCCTCCTGGGCGAACAGAATGTGCGTCAGCTCGTGCGGACCTTCCTCAAGGAGTACCCCGAGTTGCTCGCGCAACTGGCGACCAGCGATCGGCGCACCCAGCACCGGATGGTGCACAGCCTGAAGAGCAACGCCCACATCATCGGGGAGCAGGCCTTGTGGGAACGCATGGCCGCGTTCGAGGAACGGCTGCTCGGCCCCGGCGATGACATACTGCGGCCCGACGACATCGAGTGGATCGGTGATGCGTTCAACGCCGCGGCGGATCCGCTGCGCGAGTTCGCCGCCGGCGCCGTCGACACCGCAACGGCGGCGCGCCGCATCGCCTGA